A genomic segment from Alistipes senegalensis JC50 encodes:
- the purM gene encoding phosphoribosylformylglycinamidine cyclo-ligase: MAQSYEKAGVNLEAGYEVVRRIKKHVASTSRPGVMGNIGAFGGMFDLSALNVKEPVLVSGTDGVGTKLKLAFEMDKHDTIGIDAVAMCVNDVLAQGAEPLEFLDYVAVGRNEPQKVEAIVAGVADGCRQAGCALVGGETAEMPGMYAEGEYDIAGFTVGVVEKSQLIDGSKVKAGDVLVGIASSGVHSNGFSLVRKIVADNCLNLRESYPELSNKLLGEVLLTPTKIYVKQVLEVIRNCDVHGISHITGGGFDENIPRILHEGQGIEIEEGTWEILPVFRFLEKYGRVAHREMFNIFNMGIGMVIALDAGEAQKAIDILTKQGERASVIGRVTDTEGVVIR, translated from the coding sequence ATGGCTCAAAGTTATGAAAAGGCCGGCGTGAATCTCGAAGCCGGGTATGAAGTGGTGCGGCGCATCAAGAAGCATGTGGCTTCGACCTCGCGTCCGGGTGTGATGGGCAACATCGGCGCTTTCGGCGGGATGTTCGACCTCTCGGCCCTGAATGTGAAGGAGCCGGTGCTCGTAAGCGGCACCGACGGCGTGGGCACCAAGCTCAAGCTGGCCTTCGAGATGGACAAGCACGATACGATCGGCATCGACGCCGTGGCCATGTGCGTCAACGACGTGCTGGCGCAGGGCGCCGAGCCGCTGGAGTTCCTCGACTACGTGGCCGTGGGCCGCAACGAACCCCAGAAGGTCGAGGCCATCGTCGCCGGTGTCGCCGACGGCTGCCGGCAGGCCGGTTGTGCGCTGGTGGGCGGCGAGACCGCCGAGATGCCGGGCATGTACGCCGAGGGCGAGTACGACATCGCCGGATTCACGGTGGGCGTCGTGGAGAAGTCGCAGTTGATCGACGGCTCGAAGGTCAAGGCGGGCGACGTGCTCGTGGGCATCGCTTCGAGCGGCGTGCACTCCAACGGCTTCAGCCTCGTGCGCAAGATCGTCGCGGACAACTGCCTGAACCTGCGCGAATCCTATCCCGAGCTGTCGAACAAGCTGCTCGGCGAGGTGCTGCTCACGCCGACGAAAATCTACGTGAAGCAGGTGTTGGAGGTGATCCGCAACTGCGACGTGCACGGCATCAGCCACATCACGGGCGGCGGTTTCGACGAGAACATCCCCCGTATCCTGCACGAGGGGCAGGGCATCGAGATCGAGGAGGGGACGTGGGAGATTCTGCCCGTGTTCCGCTTCCTCGAAAAGTACGGCCGGGTGGCTCACCGTGAGATGTTCAACATCTTCAACATGGGTATCGGCATGGTCATCGCCCTCGACGCGGGCGAGGCGCAGAAGGCCATCGACATCCTCACGAAGCAGGGCGAGCGGGCTTCGGTCATCGGACGCGTAACCGACACCGAGGGTGTCGTCATCCGATAG
- the purF gene encoding amidophosphoribosyltransferase codes for MMEVIRDRELHEECGVFGIYGVPDAASLTYYGLHALQHRGQEGAGIVSVDENGAFRRIKGEGLVTEVFNEEKLATLKGSMAIGHVRYTTAGGGGVENVQPFLFRHNTGDFALAHNGNIVNSELLRRHLENKGSLFQSTSDSEILAHLIKKETRYHDRPRIFSIIDALNMLEGAFAFLIMTANRIYACRDKYGLRPLAIGRLGDGWVVSSETCAFDVLGAEFVRDVEPGEIVTIDRQGIRSRDYSMYKRHEMCAMEYIYFARPDSDIDGRNVHAYRKESGRLLYKEAPAEADIVVGVPDSSLSAAMGYAEASGLPYEMGLIKNKYIGRTFIQPTQELREKGVRMKLSAVRSIVRGKRVVLVDDSIVRGTTSRRIVTMLKEAGATEVHVRIASPPMISPCFYGVDTSTYDELISARKNPEGVCREIGADSLVFLSPASLLEAGGCKELCMACFTGRYPTALYQSPEEANKDVKC; via the coding sequence ATGATGGAAGTGATCCGCGACCGCGAATTGCACGAGGAGTGCGGGGTGTTCGGCATCTACGGGGTGCCGGACGCCGCGTCGCTGACTTACTACGGCCTCCACGCCCTGCAACACCGCGGGCAGGAGGGTGCCGGCATCGTCTCGGTGGATGAGAACGGCGCTTTCCGCCGCATCAAGGGCGAGGGACTGGTGACCGAGGTTTTCAACGAAGAGAAGCTGGCGACCCTGAAAGGTTCGATGGCCATCGGCCACGTGCGTTACACCACGGCCGGCGGCGGCGGCGTTGAGAACGTCCAGCCGTTCCTTTTCCGTCACAACACGGGCGATTTCGCGCTGGCGCACAACGGCAACATCGTCAATTCGGAGCTGCTGCGCCGCCACCTCGAAAACAAAGGCAGCCTGTTCCAATCGACCTCCGACAGCGAGATCCTGGCCCACCTGATCAAGAAGGAGACGCGCTACCACGACCGGCCGCGCATCTTCTCGATCATCGACGCGCTGAACATGCTCGAAGGGGCCTTCGCGTTCCTCATCATGACGGCCAACCGCATCTACGCCTGCCGCGACAAGTACGGATTGCGTCCGCTGGCGATCGGACGGCTGGGCGACGGCTGGGTGGTGTCGAGCGAGACCTGCGCTTTCGACGTGCTGGGTGCGGAGTTCGTGCGCGACGTGGAGCCGGGCGAGATCGTGACGATCGACAGGCAGGGCATCCGCAGCCGCGACTACTCGATGTACAAGCGTCATGAGATGTGTGCGATGGAGTACATCTACTTCGCCCGTCCGGACAGCGACATCGACGGCCGCAACGTCCACGCCTACCGCAAGGAGTCGGGACGCCTGCTCTACAAGGAGGCGCCCGCCGAGGCGGACATCGTGGTCGGCGTGCCCGATTCGAGCCTCAGCGCCGCGATGGGTTATGCCGAGGCGAGCGGCCTGCCCTATGAAATGGGACTTATTAAGAACAAGTATATCGGCCGCACCTTCATCCAGCCGACTCAGGAGTTGCGCGAGAAGGGTGTGCGGATGAAACTCTCGGCCGTGCGTTCGATCGTCAGGGGCAAGCGCGTGGTGCTGGTCGATGACTCGATCGTGCGCGGCACGACTTCGCGGCGCATCGTCACGATGCTCAAGGAGGCGGGAGCCACCGAGGTGCACGTGCGCATCGCCAGCCCTCCGATGATCAGCCCCTGTTTCTACGGCGTGGACACCTCGACCTATGACGAACTGATCTCGGCCCGCAAGAATCCCGAGGGCGTGTGCAGGGAGATCGGCGCCGATTCGCTGGTATTCCTCTCGCCCGCGTCGTTGCTGGAGGCCGGCGGCTGCAAGGAGCTTTGCATGGCCTGCTTCACGGGACGCTATCCCACGGCGCTGTACCAGTCGCCCGAGGAGGCCAACAAAGATGTAAAATGTTAG
- the purC gene encoding phosphoribosylaminoimidazolesuccinocarboxamide synthase, translating to MKQLEMLYEGKAKQVFRTDDPDKIIIHYKDAATAFNNIKKATIEGKGVLNNAISTIIFKELQKAGVKTHYVETINDRDQICRKVTIIPLEVIVRNVIAGSMAQRLGIEEGTQPSNVIFDICYKKDELGDPLINDHHAVALGAATYEELNEMYAMTAKINEVLKGLFLKMNIKLVDFKIEFGKTLDGEIVLADEVSPDTCRLWDATTNEKLDKDRFRRDLGKVREAYEEILARLKKITA from the coding sequence ATGAAACAGCTCGAAATGCTCTACGAGGGCAAGGCAAAACAGGTTTTCCGCACCGACGATCCCGATAAGATCATCATCCACTACAAGGATGCGGCTACGGCTTTCAACAACATCAAGAAGGCCACGATCGAGGGAAAGGGCGTGCTGAACAATGCCATTTCGACGATTATTTTCAAGGAGCTCCAGAAGGCGGGCGTCAAAACCCACTACGTCGAGACGATCAACGACCGCGACCAGATCTGCCGCAAGGTGACGATCATTCCGCTGGAGGTGATCGTGCGCAACGTCATCGCCGGTTCGATGGCCCAGCGCCTCGGCATCGAGGAGGGCACGCAGCCTTCGAACGTCATTTTCGACATCTGCTACAAGAAGGACGAGCTGGGCGACCCGCTGATCAACGACCATCACGCCGTGGCGCTCGGCGCCGCCACCTACGAGGAGCTGAACGAGATGTACGCCATGACGGCCAAGATCAACGAGGTGCTGAAAGGGCTGTTCCTGAAGATGAACATCAAGTTGGTGGACTTCAAGATCGAGTTCGGCAAGACGCTCGACGGCGAGATCGTGCTGGCTGACGAGGTGTCGCCCGACACCTGCCGCCTGTGGGACGCCACGACCAACGAGAAACTCGACAAGGACCGTTTCCGCCGCGATCTGGGCAAGGTCCGCGAGGCTTACGAAGAGATTCTGGCACGTCTGAAAAAAATTACCGCCTAA
- a CDS encoding phosphoribosylformylglycinamidine synthase, which yields MKNYRIFVEKLPRFQVEAESLRRELNANLNLALGEVRLLNVYDLFGFTPELLEKSRYSVFGEVVTDSVTDACDLAGRKYIAVEYLPGQFDQRAASAVDCVRLIDPQAQVNIRSSKLLLFDDKATDAELAKIRHYYINAVESREKNLAVLNDMEQAEVKPVEVLDGFREMTDSELEPYCKKMGLAMNDDDLREVVKYFRAEGRDPYETELRILDTYWSDHCRHTTFTTELEGITVEESFVKEEIEDSLALYLRIRRELGREHKSLCLMDMATIGARYLKQKGLLDDMEVSEENNACSVYIDVDVDGQTEKWLLQFKNETHNHPTEIEPFGGASTCLGGAIRDPLSGRSYVYQAMRVTGAGNIYLPVSETLPGKLPQSVISKKAAAGYSSYGNQIGLATTHVREIYHDDYVAKRLEVGAVVGAVKAANVRRERPAPGDRIIMFGGRTGRDGIGGATGSSKEHNAKSLETCGSEVQKGNAPEERKLERLFRRPEVTRLIKKSNDFGAGGVSVAIGELADGLDIYLDRVKTKYSGLNSTELAISESQERMSVVIEAKDMEEFMGYCREENIEAVHVADVTDTARMRMFNGDRKVVDLSREFIDSAGAKHYAEAKIGKVENRDPFLREVAGETLAERFANNLKDNNVLSQRGLIEMFDSTIGRSTVLMPFGGRTQRSETQVSVQKLPTDGYTDTASVMAFGYNPYLASWSPYHGAAYAVVEAAAKVVAAGARYDRMRYSYQEYFERMTKNPESWGKPLSALLGALKMQVELGLPSIGGKDSMSGTFQEIDVPPMLMAFGITTVDARTVISTDLKGAGHRIYLVRHTPLESRMPDTAQLKENFTFVSSQIEAGKILSAWSVGFGGVGEGLAKMAFGNGIGAEVTMDEAKLYEYAYGSILVECEGTLEYPHAELLGFTVADEALTVNGVRMPLDELYKANTEKFAAVYPDKGRNTATVMTSAPAPKTFVYPGEAVEHPLVYIPVFPGTNCDYDTAKAFRKAGAEVEMSVLCNIGGDDILRSIAEMKEHIRRAHIFVLSGGFSSGDEPDGSAKFIVNVLNNKDIREEIHALIDRGGLILGICNGFQALVKSGLLPYGRLGMVTKDSPTLFRNDINRHISQIVTTRVATTASPWLAGFQLGDLHSIAVSHGEGKFVVSEELAEELFANGQVAFQYADAAGNPTAEAPFNPNGSQYAIEGLVSRNGQILGKMGHTERYEPNLFKNIAGEKEQSLFGNAVAYFRKK from the coding sequence ATGAAGAATTACCGTATTTTTGTCGAGAAATTACCCCGCTTCCAGGTCGAGGCCGAGAGCCTGCGCCGCGAGCTGAACGCAAACCTGAATCTCGCATTGGGCGAAGTGCGCCTGCTGAACGTCTACGACCTGTTCGGCTTCACGCCGGAGCTGCTGGAAAAGAGCCGTTATTCGGTTTTCGGCGAGGTGGTGACCGACTCCGTGACCGATGCCTGCGACCTCGCGGGACGCAAATATATCGCCGTGGAGTATCTGCCCGGACAGTTCGACCAGCGCGCCGCGTCGGCCGTCGATTGCGTGCGGCTGATCGACCCGCAGGCGCAGGTCAACATCCGTTCGTCGAAACTGCTGCTGTTCGACGACAAGGCGACCGACGCCGAGCTGGCCAAAATCCGCCATTACTACATCAATGCCGTGGAGTCGCGCGAGAAGAACCTCGCGGTGCTGAACGACATGGAGCAGGCCGAGGTGAAGCCCGTGGAGGTGCTCGACGGTTTCCGGGAAATGACGGATTCCGAATTGGAGCCCTACTGCAAGAAGATGGGGCTGGCGATGAACGACGACGACCTGCGCGAGGTGGTGAAATACTTCCGCGCCGAGGGCCGCGATCCCTATGAAACCGAACTGCGCATCCTCGACACCTATTGGAGCGACCATTGCCGCCACACGACCTTCACGACCGAGCTGGAGGGCATCACCGTCGAGGAATCGTTCGTCAAGGAGGAGATCGAAGATTCGCTGGCGCTTTACCTGCGCATCCGCCGCGAACTGGGCCGCGAGCACAAGAGCCTCTGCCTGATGGACATGGCGACGATCGGCGCCCGCTACCTGAAGCAGAAGGGGCTGTTGGACGACATGGAAGTTTCGGAGGAGAACAACGCCTGCTCGGTCTATATTGACGTGGATGTCGATGGGCAGACCGAGAAATGGCTCCTGCAATTCAAGAACGAAACCCACAACCACCCCACGGAGATCGAACCTTTCGGCGGGGCTTCGACCTGTCTGGGCGGCGCCATCCGCGACCCGCTGTCGGGCCGCAGCTACGTCTACCAGGCGATGCGCGTGACGGGTGCCGGAAATATCTACCTGCCTGTTTCCGAGACTCTTCCGGGCAAACTGCCCCAGAGCGTCATTTCGAAGAAGGCCGCGGCCGGTTATTCGAGCTACGGCAACCAGATCGGTCTGGCCACGACCCACGTGCGGGAGATTTACCACGACGACTACGTGGCCAAGCGCCTCGAGGTGGGGGCCGTGGTGGGTGCCGTGAAGGCCGCGAACGTGCGCCGCGAGCGTCCCGCCCCGGGCGACAGGATCATCATGTTCGGCGGCCGCACGGGCCGCGACGGCATCGGCGGGGCCACGGGTTCGTCGAAGGAGCACAACGCCAAGTCGCTCGAAACGTGCGGCAGCGAGGTGCAGAAGGGCAACGCCCCCGAGGAACGCAAGCTCGAACGGCTGTTCCGCCGTCCCGAGGTGACGCGGCTCATCAAGAAATCGAACGACTTCGGCGCCGGCGGCGTCAGCGTCGCCATCGGCGAGCTGGCCGACGGACTGGATATCTACCTCGACCGCGTGAAGACCAAGTACAGCGGTCTGAACTCTACGGAGCTGGCTATCAGCGAGTCGCAGGAGCGCATGTCGGTGGTCATCGAGGCCAAGGACATGGAGGAGTTCATGGGCTACTGCCGCGAGGAGAACATCGAGGCGGTGCACGTGGCCGACGTGACGGACACGGCGCGGATGCGGATGTTCAACGGCGACCGGAAGGTCGTGGACCTCAGCCGCGAATTCATCGACAGCGCCGGCGCGAAGCACTACGCCGAGGCGAAGATCGGCAAGGTCGAGAACCGCGATCCTTTCCTCCGCGAGGTGGCGGGGGAGACGCTCGCCGAGCGTTTCGCCAATAATCTGAAAGACAATAACGTCCTCTCGCAGCGGGGGCTGATCGAGATGTTCGACTCGACGATCGGCCGTTCCACGGTGCTGATGCCCTTCGGCGGCCGCACGCAGCGCAGCGAGACGCAGGTCTCGGTGCAGAAGCTCCCGACCGACGGATATACCGACACGGCCAGCGTCATGGCCTTCGGTTACAACCCCTATCTGGCTTCGTGGAGCCCCTACCACGGGGCGGCTTATGCCGTCGTGGAGGCTGCCGCGAAGGTCGTGGCCGCCGGTGCGCGGTATGACCGGATGCGCTACTCCTACCAGGAGTATTTCGAGCGCATGACCAAGAATCCCGAGTCGTGGGGCAAACCGCTGAGCGCGCTGCTGGGCGCCCTGAAGATGCAGGTCGAGCTGGGGCTTCCCTCGATCGGAGGCAAGGACTCGATGTCGGGAACTTTCCAGGAGATCGACGTGCCGCCGATGCTGATGGCTTTCGGCATCACCACGGTCGATGCGCGGACGGTCATCTCGACCGACCTCAAAGGCGCCGGACACCGCATCTACCTCGTTCGCCATACGCCGCTGGAGAGCCGGATGCCCGACACGGCGCAGCTGAAGGAGAATTTCACGTTCGTCAGCTCGCAGATCGAGGCCGGAAAGATTCTCTCGGCGTGGTCCGTCGGTTTCGGCGGCGTCGGAGAGGGTCTGGCCAAGATGGCTTTCGGCAACGGCATCGGCGCCGAAGTGACGATGGACGAGGCGAAGCTCTACGAATACGCCTACGGTTCGATTCTCGTCGAGTGCGAGGGCACGTTGGAATATCCGCACGCCGAGCTGCTGGGCTTCACCGTCGCCGACGAGGCGCTGACGGTCAACGGAGTCAGAATGCCGCTCGACGAACTTTATAAGGCCAATACGGAGAAATTTGCGGCGGTCTACCCGGACAAGGGCCGGAACACCGCGACGGTGATGACCTCCGCACCCGCTCCGAAGACGTTCGTTTATCCGGGCGAGGCGGTGGAGCATCCGTTGGTCTACATTCCGGTGTTCCCCGGCACGAACTGCGACTACGACACCGCCAAGGCGTTTCGCAAGGCGGGCGCCGAGGTCGAGATGAGCGTGCTGTGCAACATCGGCGGCGACGACATCCTGCGTTCGATCGCCGAGATGAAGGAGCATATCCGCCGGGCGCATATCTTCGTGCTGAGCGGCGGCTTCTCGTCGGGCGACGAACCCGACGGAAGCGCGAAGTTCATTGTGAACGTGTTGAACAACAAGGATATTCGTGAGGAGATCCACGCGCTGATCGACCGCGGCGGACTGATTCTCGGCATCTGCAACGGTTTCCAGGCGCTGGTGAAATCGGGACTGCTGCCCTACGGACGTTTGGGCATGGTGACCAAGGATTCGCCGACGCTCTTCCGCAACGACATCAACCGCCACATCTCGCAGATCGTCACGACGCGCGTCGCCACGACGGCGTCGCCGTGGCTCGCGGGATTCCAGCTGGGCGACCTGCATTCGATCGCCGTCAGCCACGGCGAGGGCAAGTTCGTGGTGAGCGAGGAACTGGCCGAAGAGCTCTTCGCCAACGGGCAGGTGGCCTTCCAGTACGCCGACGCTGCGGGCAACCCGACGGCCGAGGCGCCGTTCAATCCCAACGGTTCGCAGTACGCCATCGAGGGCCTCGTCTCGCGCAACGGACAGATTCTGGGCAAGATGGGCCACACGGAGCGTTACGAACCGAATCTGTTCAAGAACATCGCCGGCGAGAAGGAACAGTCGCTGTTCGGCAACGCCGTTGCTTATTTCCGGAAAAAGTAA
- the purK gene encoding 5-(carboxyamino)imidazole ribonucleotide synthase has product MKTVGIIGGGQLGLMIAEQARELGVRTISLDPAPDAPAFRVCDDHIVAAYDDAAALEELCRRSDAVTYEFENVPGEILIPLCEKYNIPQGYKPLYDSQDRLREKTNARDHGLRTPGFAAVDDEASLRAAVKELGLPAVLKTRTLGYDGHGQLVLKTEADIERALPLLAVPCILEEFVRFDFEASIVMVADAERVVSFPVGRNIHRDGILDLCIVPAETDPQVLERMKAESERFMRDCGYRGILAIEYFIRGGEIYFNEMAPRPHNSGHYTIEGSTTNQFRELVRYLVGEPLQEPRPVAPTVMKNILGQDLGAAEKVAAENLPGVYVHLYGKTECRPKRKMGHITFVGMTAGEYERDWAARFV; this is encoded by the coding sequence ATGAAGACGGTGGGCATTATCGGGGGCGGCCAGCTGGGGCTGATGATCGCGGAGCAGGCGCGGGAGTTGGGCGTGCGCACCATAAGCCTCGACCCGGCGCCGGACGCTCCGGCGTTCAGGGTCTGCGACGATCATATCGTGGCGGCCTACGACGATGCCGCGGCGCTCGAGGAGCTGTGCCGCCGCAGCGACGCGGTGACCTACGAATTCGAGAACGTGCCGGGAGAGATTCTGATCCCGCTGTGCGAGAAATACAACATCCCGCAGGGTTACAAACCCCTGTACGATTCGCAGGACCGCCTGCGCGAGAAGACCAACGCCCGCGACCACGGGCTTCGCACGCCCGGTTTCGCCGCCGTGGACGACGAAGCGTCGCTGCGGGCCGCCGTGAAGGAACTGGGACTGCCCGCCGTGCTGAAAACCCGCACGTTGGGGTACGACGGACACGGACAGCTGGTGCTGAAGACCGAGGCCGACATCGAACGGGCCCTGCCGCTGCTGGCGGTGCCCTGCATCCTGGAGGAGTTCGTGCGTTTCGACTTCGAGGCCAGCATCGTGATGGTCGCCGACGCCGAACGGGTGGTGAGCTTTCCGGTGGGGCGCAACATCCACCGCGACGGAATCCTCGACCTCTGCATCGTGCCTGCCGAGACCGATCCGCAGGTGTTGGAACGGATGAAAGCCGAGAGCGAACGCTTCATGCGCGACTGCGGCTACCGGGGGATTCTGGCCATCGAGTATTTCATCCGGGGCGGTGAGATCTATTTCAACGAGATGGCTCCGCGGCCCCACAATTCGGGACACTACACCATCGAGGGTTCGACCACGAACCAGTTCCGCGAGCTGGTGCGCTATCTCGTCGGGGAGCCCTTGCAGGAACCGCGGCCGGTGGCGCCCACGGTGATGAAGAACATCCTCGGACAGGACCTCGGGGCGGCCGAAAAGGTCGCTGCGGAGAACCTGCCGGGCGTTTACGTGCATCTTTACGGCAAGACGGAGTGCCGGCCCAAACGCAAGATGGGCCACATCACGTTCGTCGGGATGACCGCCGGGGAGTATGAACGCGACTGGGCCGCAAGATTTGTGTAA
- the purE gene encoding 5-(carboxyamino)imidazole ribonucleotide mutase: MKVGVIMGSVSDYEVMSEAVSTLEAFGVDFEKRVVSAHRTPDLLCEYAKTARERGIGVIIAGAGGAAHLPGMVASMTPLPVVGVPVKSRALNGLDSLLSIVQMPAGVPVATTAINGAKNAALIAVSILALQDAGLAAKLDAFRAKQTADVLKAEL; the protein is encoded by the coding sequence ATGAAAGTAGGCGTGATTATGGGCTCTGTGAGCGATTACGAGGTGATGTCCGAGGCGGTTTCGACGCTCGAGGCGTTCGGCGTGGATTTCGAGAAACGGGTGGTCAGCGCCCACCGTACGCCCGATCTGCTGTGCGAATACGCCAAGACGGCCCGCGAACGCGGCATCGGCGTGATCATCGCCGGGGCCGGAGGCGCCGCGCACCTGCCGGGCATGGTGGCCTCGATGACCCCGCTGCCCGTGGTGGGCGTTCCCGTGAAGTCGCGGGCCCTGAACGGACTGGACTCGCTGCTGTCGATCGTGCAGATGCCCGCGGGCGTTCCCGTGGCCACGACGGCCATCAACGGGGCGAAGAACGCCGCGCTGATCGCCGTGTCGATCCTCGCGTTGCAGGATGCCGGGCTGGCCGCGAAACTCGACGCTTTCCGCGCCAAACAGACCGCCGACGTACTCAAAGCCGAGTTGTAA
- the pyrB gene encoding aspartate carbamoyltransferase produces MRHLIDPTDLTVRETEQIVALAEDIIANRAKYSESCKGKKLATLFYEPSTRTRLSFTAAMLELGGQVIGFSDANSSSVSKGETVADTVRVIRCFADIIAMRHFKEGAPLVASQYAGVPVINAGDGSHSHPTQTLTDLLTIKREKGRFDNMTIGFCGDLKFGRTVHSLIKALSRYSGIKVILISPEELRLPDYMLHEMSANSKLEFREVRTMEEVMPELDILYMTRVQKERFLDEEEFDRVKNSFVLDPGKLTTAKKDMIILHPLPRVNEITRAVDNDPRAAYFRQVENGKFVRMALIYTLLRWADENKPFERTPVFGEEYIVNEYECTNRRCISATEDVDRLFRRQSDGTCRCAYCEAKARQE; encoded by the coding sequence ATGAGACATTTGATTGATCCTACCGACCTCACGGTCCGGGAGACCGAGCAGATCGTAGCCCTGGCGGAGGACATCATCGCCAACCGCGCCAAGTACAGCGAGTCGTGCAAGGGCAAGAAGCTGGCCACGCTGTTCTACGAACCTTCGACCCGCACGCGGCTGAGTTTCACGGCGGCGATGCTCGAACTGGGCGGGCAGGTCATCGGCTTCTCCGACGCCAACTCCTCGTCGGTCTCCAAGGGCGAGACCGTGGCCGACACCGTGCGCGTGATCCGCTGTTTCGCGGACATCATCGCCATGCGCCACTTCAAGGAGGGGGCGCCGCTCGTGGCTTCGCAGTATGCGGGCGTTCCGGTCATCAACGCCGGCGACGGCAGCCATTCGCACCCGACGCAGACCCTCACGGACCTGCTGACGATCAAGCGCGAGAAGGGGCGTTTCGACAACATGACCATCGGTTTCTGCGGCGACCTGAAATTCGGCCGCACGGTGCATTCGCTCATCAAGGCCCTGTCGCGTTATTCGGGGATCAAGGTGATCCTCATTTCGCCCGAGGAGCTGCGCCTTCCGGACTACATGCTGCACGAGATGAGCGCCAATTCGAAACTCGAATTCCGCGAGGTGCGCACGATGGAGGAGGTGATGCCCGAGCTGGACATCCTCTACATGACGCGCGTGCAGAAGGAGCGCTTCCTCGACGAGGAGGAGTTCGACCGCGTGAAGAACAGCTTCGTGCTCGATCCCGGCAAGCTGACGACGGCCAAGAAGGATATGATCATCCTTCACCCGCTGCCGCGCGTCAACGAGATCACGCGGGCCGTGGACAACGATCCTCGCGCGGCCTATTTCCGGCAGGTCGAGAACGGCAAGTTCGTGCGCATGGCGCTGATCTACACGCTGCTGCGCTGGGCCGACGAGAACAAGCCCTTCGAGCGGACCCCGGTTTTCGGCGAGGAGTACATCGTGAACGAGTACGAGTGCACGAACCGCCGCTGCATCTCCGCCACGGAGGATGTGGACCGGCTTTTCCGCCGCCAGTCCGACGGGACCTGCCGCTGCGCCTACTGCGAGGCGAAGGCCCGGCAGGAGTGA